The Acidicapsa ligni genome has a window encoding:
- a CDS encoding choice-of-anchor Q domain-containing protein, with the protein MRFPLFRLFAFILLVAGITIQARATTYFVATTGNDSSVCSTASAPCLTISHAVTLATSAGDIVQVAAGSYSESPTLSHSGSAGNLITVRGQSGSGCPTTPDIDVNSPTQTHPASTVTLSGAFTIAANYVAIDCFHMLSTGSGAVSVNSGTVGGSISNIEMDGHGCTSCGGGIYFAGVGSVSSSQYASNYTITNNYIHGLSNGMYGACSTCVVTGNEITALSGDEPGTDHDYIDAWGVGTAFRHNYMHANTCNSCNGYDCHMDCIQTWNTTGNGTEVSKNMVFDRNVCFNHHEGVIVQDNAGNGDVSNWAVTNNVFAYGPYDDGSGHLCVAGTVHPWCWVFQDGALGTSNTFFNNTCVDGAEGFESTNGSAQFKNNLFFSLGNDTSIYQTSGATVTGANNLDYATSGTFSGGSFTGDIVNKNPAIVSIGTGSSSEQCIGCNYNIQSTSAAINAGVSTSPTVTVDLIGTPRPQGPAFDIGAYEYIPTTKPAAPTALTGVVH; encoded by the coding sequence ATGAGATTCCCACTGTTTCGGCTATTCGCATTCATCTTGCTTGTCGCAGGCATTACCATACAGGCACGTGCAACTACCTACTTCGTAGCAACTACCGGAAACGACTCCAGCGTTTGCTCAACCGCCTCTGCACCCTGCCTTACAATCTCACATGCTGTAACGCTTGCAACATCCGCGGGAGATATCGTCCAGGTTGCAGCGGGCTCTTATTCTGAGAGCCCAACCTTATCCCATAGTGGATCCGCAGGAAATCTCATTACCGTGCGAGGCCAGAGTGGTTCCGGTTGTCCAACTACGCCCGACATCGACGTTAATAGTCCAACCCAGACGCATCCAGCCTCAACAGTTACCCTTTCCGGAGCGTTTACAATCGCAGCCAATTATGTGGCTATCGACTGCTTTCATATGCTATCGACTGGGTCGGGAGCCGTCAGCGTGAATAGCGGTACCGTAGGTGGTTCTATCAGCAATATTGAAATGGATGGCCACGGATGTACCTCCTGTGGCGGCGGCATATATTTTGCTGGAGTCGGAAGCGTTTCATCCAGCCAATATGCCTCTAACTACACCATCACCAATAACTACATCCACGGACTTTCAAATGGCATGTATGGAGCCTGCAGTACCTGCGTTGTTACTGGTAATGAGATTACAGCGCTTTCCGGAGATGAGCCGGGAACAGATCACGATTACATTGATGCTTGGGGAGTAGGAACAGCCTTTCGGCACAATTACATGCATGCAAATACCTGTAATTCCTGCAATGGCTACGACTGCCACATGGATTGCATTCAGACCTGGAACACGACAGGAAATGGAACAGAAGTCTCCAAGAACATGGTGTTTGATCGCAATGTCTGCTTCAACCACCACGAAGGCGTGATAGTCCAAGACAATGCCGGGAATGGCGACGTATCTAACTGGGCCGTAACCAATAACGTGTTCGCTTATGGCCCATATGACGATGGATCTGGTCACCTTTGCGTAGCCGGAACTGTCCATCCCTGGTGCTGGGTTTTCCAGGACGGAGCATTAGGTACGAGCAATACCTTCTTCAATAACACCTGTGTTGACGGGGCAGAAGGATTCGAAAGCACCAACGGAAGCGCCCAATTCAAAAACAATCTCTTCTTCAGTCTCGGCAATGACACATCCATATATCAGACCAGTGGGGCGACCGTAACCGGGGCTAATAACCTTGACTACGCTACCAGTGGAACGTTCAGTGGGGGATCCTTTACCGGAGACATCGTCAACAAAAATCCTGCCATCGTCAGCATTGGAACAGGTAGCTCTTCAGAACAATGCATTGGTTGCAATTACAACATCCAAAGTACGAGTGCTGCTATCAACGCTGGAGTATCAACTAGTCCGACAGTGACCGTGGATCTAATCGGTACTCCTCGCCCGCAGGGTCCTGCTTTTGATATTGGCGCCTATGAATATATCCCGACAACGAAACCAGCAGCCCCTACTGCTCTTACTGGCGTTGTGCACTAA
- a CDS encoding sugar transferase produces MATTKLMPSRPERKGSSTSRWATGAYKATPILVSEEAFLQMLRLEQRRTERSGRAFILVLISGEDLQANCNTDRTDNVVTAIGSCIRETDVFGWYKPHTTLGIALTEINDPSKETVEAIVRKISSALQRSLSAEIYCRLSMVVRIYPNDANDKIFYPEESKRSGPSKLHHGLKRTIDILGSLTALILLSPLLTLIAMLIKCTSKGPILFCKKRVGQYGREFCFYKFRTMAADNDPHIHREYVSRLIAGGVEAEQNGGQYKLANDPRVTPLGRFLRRTSLDELPQFFNVLFNDMSLVGPRPPLPYEFERYRVWHRRRVLEQKPGITGLWQIEGRSRTTFDEMVRMDIRYAKAESSLLDLNIMLQTPAAMLSGRGAC; encoded by the coding sequence ATGGCTACAACTAAACTGATGCCCTCGAGACCGGAACGAAAAGGTTCCAGTACAAGCCGTTGGGCCACAGGGGCGTATAAGGCCACACCGATACTGGTTTCAGAAGAGGCATTTTTACAAATGCTTCGTCTGGAGCAGCGGCGTACTGAACGTTCTGGCCGAGCCTTCATCCTGGTGCTTATTAGCGGAGAAGATCTACAAGCTAACTGCAACACAGATCGAACGGATAATGTTGTAACGGCAATCGGTTCCTGTATCCGAGAGACGGACGTCTTCGGCTGGTACAAGCCACACACAACGCTGGGGATCGCATTGACGGAAATCAATGATCCCTCTAAAGAGACTGTTGAAGCGATCGTTCGAAAGATATCGAGCGCGCTGCAGCGATCTCTAAGTGCCGAGATATATTGCCGTCTGTCCATGGTCGTTCGCATCTATCCGAACGATGCCAACGACAAGATATTCTACCCTGAAGAATCGAAACGAAGCGGGCCAAGCAAGCTGCATCACGGCCTGAAGAGAACCATCGATATCCTCGGCAGCCTGACTGCACTGATCTTGCTTTCGCCGCTCCTCACGTTAATTGCCATGTTGATCAAGTGCACCTCAAAAGGCCCAATTCTCTTTTGCAAGAAACGCGTAGGTCAATACGGTAGAGAATTCTGTTTCTACAAATTCCGCACCATGGCGGCAGACAACGATCCTCATATCCATCGCGAATATGTATCCAGGCTCATCGCAGGTGGAGTCGAAGCAGAACAAAACGGCGGCCAGTACAAATTGGCAAATGATCCGCGAGTAACTCCTCTCGGCCGCTTCCTGCGCCGGACCAGCCTCGATGAACTGCCGCAATTTTTCAACGTGCTGTTCAACGATATGTCGCTCGTTGGTCCACGCCCTCCACTTCCGTATGAGTTTGAGCGCTATCGCGTCTGGCACAGACGTCGTGTGCTTGAGCAGAAACCAGGAATTACAGGCCTATGGCAGATCGAAGGTCGATCTCGTACAACCTTCGATGAGATGGTACGCATGGACATCCGCTATGCAAAAGCCGAGAGCAGCTTGCTGGACTTGAACATCATGCTTCAAACACCAGCAGCTATGTTATCCGGGCGTGGCGCTTGCTAG
- a CDS encoding choice-of-anchor D domain-containing protein gives MAAVTHGASVSFNQNTAATTITTPALTTTSANDLLLAFVSTDAVTTPNTTVRSVTGGGLTWALVVRTNTQSGTSEIWRAFAPAVLKNATITATLSQAVVSSLTVESFSGVNVSGTNGSGAIGAIASGHSAKGTPSASLVTTQNNSLVIGVGNDFDQAVARTLIAGQTLLHQDLTSTGDTYWVQQINAGTSLKGTKMTLGDTAPASDQFNLSICEIVPAAASTVDAPQLTLSATTLPFGSIADGTTKSLSLTLTSSGASPVTISAASLTGTGFSVTTSAATASGLPKTLAPGQTLVVPVVFAPKAAGAVTGKLTITSNSSTSATSTIALTGTGTAAATPKLTLSATTLPFGSLADGTTKSLSLTLTSSGTSSVTVSAASITGTGFSVTASGLPKTLTPGQTLAIPVVFAPKAAGAVSGKLTITSNSSTGTTSAITLTGTGTAAATPKLTLSATTLPFGSIADGTTKSLSLTLTSSGTSSVTVSAASITGTGFSVTASGLPKTLTPGQTLVVPVVFAPKSAGAVTGKLTITSNSTTGATSAITLTGTGTAAATPQLTLSATSLPFGSLADGTSKSLSLTLTSSGTSSVTVSAASITGTGFSLVAGSWPQTLTAGQSLTIQVKFAPTAAGAVTGKLTISSNSTTGATSAITLTGTGTAATSPKLGISATSLSFGTVTLDSSSMESVTLTSTGTSPVTISSAVITGARFSLASGTFPISLNPGATATLTIEFLPTAAGTSTGQLTINSNSTLGSTSTVALTGTGAAAATFSVTLSWSAPSASTDPIAGYHIYRAVAGSTTFALLNSTLDTQTSYVDSSVVGGTTYSYEAKSVDEDGVESTASNEFSVAIP, from the coding sequence CAACCAAAATACTGCAGCAACAACCATCACAACCCCCGCATTAACAACCACATCTGCGAACGATCTTCTGTTGGCTTTTGTATCCACAGATGCCGTGACTACACCGAATACGACCGTACGCAGCGTGACCGGAGGCGGCCTGACCTGGGCGCTGGTGGTTCGAACCAATACGCAGTCCGGCACATCGGAAATCTGGCGTGCCTTCGCTCCGGCTGTTCTGAAGAACGCAACTATCACTGCAACTCTTTCGCAGGCAGTCGTTTCGTCTCTCACAGTGGAGAGCTTTAGCGGAGTTAACGTGTCTGGCACGAATGGCTCTGGAGCAATTGGCGCTATCGCTTCCGGTCATTCGGCTAAAGGTACGCCATCCGCCAGCCTGGTTACAACGCAAAACAACTCGCTTGTAATAGGTGTGGGTAATGATTTTGACCAGGCGGTTGCCAGAACGCTCATTGCTGGTCAAACATTGCTGCATCAGGATCTTACTTCCACGGGCGACACATATTGGGTGCAGCAAATCAATGCTGGGACGTCGCTCAAAGGAACCAAGATGACGCTTGGCGATACCGCGCCTGCTTCGGATCAATTTAATCTGAGCATTTGCGAGATTGTGCCGGCAGCCGCGTCGACAGTGGATGCTCCACAACTGACGCTGAGTGCAACGACACTTCCCTTTGGAAGCATTGCCGATGGAACAACGAAATCGCTCTCCCTTACGCTCACCTCTTCCGGCGCATCTCCGGTTACCATAAGCGCGGCTTCGCTCACCGGTACCGGGTTCTCCGTTACCACCAGCGCCGCAACGGCCAGCGGATTGCCCAAGACTCTGGCCCCTGGCCAAACACTCGTGGTTCCGGTCGTTTTCGCACCTAAGGCTGCAGGTGCTGTCACTGGCAAACTGACGATTACCAGCAATTCCTCCACGAGTGCGACATCAACGATCGCTCTTACCGGTACTGGCACAGCGGCAGCAACGCCAAAACTGACGCTGAGTGCGACGACGCTTCCCTTCGGAAGCCTTGCCGATGGAACAACAAAATCGCTCTCACTAACACTCACTTCTTCGGGCACATCCTCAGTTACCGTGAGTGCAGCTTCAATCACCGGCACCGGATTCTCTGTCACCGCCAGCGGGCTGCCAAAAACACTCACGCCTGGACAAACGCTTGCCATTCCGGTCGTTTTCGCACCTAAAGCAGCAGGAGCAGTCTCCGGCAAACTGACGATTACCAGTAACTCCTCCACGGGCACCACATCGGCAATCACCCTTACCGGTACCGGCACGGCGGCAGCAACGCCAAAACTAACACTCAGTGCAACGACTCTTCCTTTCGGAAGCATTGCCGATGGAACAACGAAATCGCTGTCACTTACGCTCACCTCATCGGGTACATCCTCGGTTACTGTGAGTGCAGCTTCTATCACCGGCACCGGATTCTCCGTCACCGCCAGCGGCTTGCCCAAAACACTCACGCCTGGCCAGACACTCGTGGTTCCTGTCGTTTTCGCGCCTAAGTCTGCGGGAGCGGTCACCGGCAAACTGACGATTACCAGTAACTCAACCACTGGTGCTACATCGGCAATCACTCTTACCGGTACAGGCACAGCGGCAGCAACTCCACAACTGACGCTGAGTGCAACGTCACTTCCGTTTGGAAGCCTTGCCGATGGAACGTCAAAGTCGCTCTCACTGACGCTCACCTCCTCGGGCACATCCTCGGTTACCGTAAGTGCGGCCTCAATCACCGGAACTGGATTTTCGCTGGTTGCTGGCAGTTGGCCGCAAACGCTGACTGCCGGGCAGTCTTTGACTATTCAGGTCAAGTTTGCTCCCACAGCAGCCGGAGCTGTCACCGGTAAATTGACGATCAGCAGTAACTCCACTACAGGAGCTACTTCGGCTATCACCCTTACCGGTACCGGCACAGCAGCAACCAGTCCAAAGTTAGGGATAAGCGCAACCAGCCTGAGCTTTGGCACAGTTACGCTTGATTCCTCATCCATGGAATCGGTCACGCTCACCTCAACGGGAACATCTCCAGTGACGATTTCCTCTGCTGTAATCACTGGGGCGCGTTTTTCGTTAGCGAGCGGGACTTTCCCGATTTCGCTCAATCCAGGAGCAACGGCAACCTTGACCATTGAATTTCTGCCTACCGCGGCTGGAACATCGACTGGTCAACTGACGATCAACAGCAATTCAACCCTTGGAAGCACATCGACAGTAGCACTCACCGGTACAGGAGCGGCGGCAGCAACGTTTTCCGTCACCCTAAGCTGGTCTGCGCCAAGTGCTTCCACCGACCCAATCGCCGGCTATCATATCTACCGCGCGGTTGCCGGATCTACAACCTTCGCACTGCTCAATTCCACCCTCGATACACAGACATCGTACGTAGATAGCTCCGTCGTTGGCGGCACGACCTACAGCTATGAAGCAAAGAGCGTCGATGAAGACGGGGTAGAAAGCACAGCCTCGAACGAATTCTCGGTAGCGATTCCTTAA
- the nusG gene encoding transcription termination/antitermination protein NusG: MPRWYAVTTQSRHEKVVTEHLKSRSIEAFLPVITTPSRWKDRRVLIDRPIFPGYVFTHIGLHERQNVFSIPGVVRMLSFNGKPAEIDDAEIEAVRICLTAGNKLEPHPFLKTGEHVRVKSGSLMGLEGVVTRHKNQCRIVVSITLIHQSLAVEIDAHLLESLNASPLDSSSPQPALLR; encoded by the coding sequence ATGCCGCGCTGGTACGCGGTAACGACTCAATCACGCCACGAGAAAGTCGTAACCGAACATCTCAAGTCCCGGTCGATTGAAGCGTTTCTTCCCGTCATAACAACTCCCAGCCGTTGGAAAGATCGTCGAGTCCTCATTGATCGTCCTATCTTTCCCGGCTACGTCTTCACCCATATTGGCTTGCACGAACGACAGAACGTTTTCAGCATCCCCGGTGTAGTACGCATGCTATCTTTCAACGGAAAACCAGCCGAGATCGACGATGCAGAGATCGAAGCCGTGCGGATATGTCTAACCGCTGGTAACAAGTTGGAACCACATCCCTTTCTGAAAACCGGAGAACATGTCCGAGTGAAATCCGGCTCGCTCATGGGTTTGGAAGGGGTTGTAACTCGGCACAAGAATCAATGCCGGATCGTCGTTTCAATAACTTTGATTCATCAATCCTTAGCTGTTGAAATTGATGCGCATTTGCTCGAATCATTGAACGCATCGCCCTTAGACTCATCCTCACCCCAACCTGCATTACTCCGATAA
- a CDS encoding glycosyltransferase family 2 protein, protein MNSVPLVSVIIPTYNRATYIRECIDSVLNQTHPRLEVIVVDDGSTDDTATVLREYGNRIRFLTQKNAGPAIARNRGIALATGDIIAFLDSDDQWLPTKLERQVQSLEAAGPEVTCSLCNCTVLYANGNKTSTFTLADTMPSCATGIWLNPVEVLLNRFVMFNQAVAIRREVLERVGYFDESLRFGEDYELPFRLALEGPWTIIQDELVIYHEASPGSWAKTALREEIRLRRDLVQIRMRMAASIENDPSLVTLRKPAGRELRREKRELSIAQFGKSKLLGAAVIAKSLAMIERLRRALFRRSPFYPRMLVQDLLEELSPR, encoded by the coding sequence ATGAACAGTGTTCCGCTCGTGAGCGTTATCATCCCAACTTATAACCGGGCCACTTATATTCGTGAGTGTATCGATAGCGTACTTAACCAGACTCACCCTCGGTTGGAAGTGATTGTCGTTGATGACGGGTCAACCGATGACACGGCCACGGTCTTACGTGAATATGGAAATAGGATCCGCTTCCTAACCCAGAAGAATGCAGGCCCGGCCATTGCTCGCAATCGCGGAATTGCGCTTGCCACAGGCGATATCATTGCTTTTCTCGACTCTGACGACCAATGGTTGCCAACAAAATTGGAGCGCCAGGTCCAGTCGCTTGAGGCCGCGGGCCCAGAAGTGACCTGCTCCCTCTGCAACTGTACAGTGCTCTACGCTAATGGAAATAAAACTTCAACCTTCACCCTCGCCGACACCATGCCGAGCTGTGCTACCGGCATATGGCTCAATCCAGTTGAGGTACTGCTGAACAGATTTGTCATGTTCAATCAAGCAGTCGCCATTCGACGCGAAGTGCTGGAGCGCGTTGGTTACTTCGACGAGTCTTTGCGTTTCGGCGAGGATTATGAGCTTCCCTTTCGTCTCGCATTAGAAGGCCCTTGGACCATCATTCAAGATGAATTAGTTATCTATCACGAAGCTAGTCCAGGGAGTTGGGCAAAGACCGCGTTACGGGAGGAAATACGTCTTCGTCGAGATCTCGTCCAGATACGAATGAGAATGGCAGCTTCGATCGAGAATGACCCTTCATTGGTAACGCTTCGTAAACCCGCTGGCCGCGAGTTACGGCGTGAGAAGCGTGAACTGTCGATCGCACAATTTGGTAAAAGCAAATTGCTCGGTGCAGCCGTTATCGCAAAAAGTTTAGCGATGATAGAGCGATTGCGGCGCGCTCTTTTTAGACGCAGTCCCTTCTATCCGCGAATGCTGGTTCAAGACTTGCTCGAGGAATTAAGCCCCAGGTGA
- a CDS encoding glycosyltransferase family 2 protein — MQSTSSLPDEYQMTNLSIILVNWNCLAFTEQCIASICAVAPKVDYEVIVVDNASADAPCQSLVEKYPWVKLILSAKNIGFGQANNLGVRHSSGKVLFFLNPDTVVLEDALRRMLCELSAAPQAGAIGCRLLNPDRTLQTSSVQRFPTVFNQFLALSWLQRKWPNLPLWGKQALYYNGPRVIHEVDVVSGAAIMVRRNIFEEVGGFNPEYFMYAEEVELCYAIRRAGWKIMHSSDAKIIHFGGQSTKKRENGFVDIAMRQSVYRFLCRTRGNFYARIYRFFLLISAILRLILLACMSPFSIILNFPVDRETNAITLRKWLRIAEWSVGVGDGMHRLSIAKVGTSGPAD, encoded by the coding sequence ATGCAAAGCACATCCAGCCTGCCCGATGAATATCAGATGACTAATCTTTCGATCATCCTCGTTAATTGGAATTGCCTGGCATTTACAGAGCAATGCATTGCGTCGATCTGCGCGGTCGCACCTAAAGTTGATTACGAAGTGATCGTTGTCGACAACGCCTCCGCAGACGCTCCATGCCAGAGCCTGGTCGAGAAATACCCTTGGGTAAAGTTGATTCTTTCTGCAAAGAATATCGGCTTTGGACAAGCCAATAACCTGGGCGTCCGGCACTCTTCGGGGAAAGTCTTATTCTTCCTCAATCCAGATACTGTGGTTCTAGAAGATGCCCTGAGACGAATGCTTTGTGAACTGAGTGCAGCACCGCAAGCCGGTGCAATTGGATGCAGGCTTCTGAATCCAGATAGAACTCTTCAGACCAGTTCCGTTCAACGATTCCCTACCGTCTTCAATCAGTTTCTGGCGCTCAGTTGGCTGCAACGCAAGTGGCCCAATCTGCCACTCTGGGGAAAGCAGGCTCTCTATTACAACGGGCCTCGCGTGATACATGAAGTAGATGTCGTGTCCGGAGCAGCAATCATGGTGCGCCGCAACATATTCGAAGAAGTCGGCGGTTTCAATCCGGAATACTTCATGTATGCCGAAGAAGTCGAGCTCTGTTATGCCATCCGTCGCGCTGGTTGGAAAATTATGCATTCAAGTGATGCGAAGATTATTCACTTTGGTGGCCAGAGTACGAAGAAGAGAGAAAACGGCTTCGTCGACATTGCAATGCGCCAATCGGTATATCGCTTCTTGTGCCGTACACGTGGAAACTTCTACGCGCGAATCTATCGTTTCTTCCTCTTAATAAGCGCCATTCTTCGACTCATCCTGTTGGCGTGCATGTCTCCTTTCTCTATCATCCTTAATTTTCCCGTCGATCGAGAGACTAATGCCATAACCCTTCGCAAGTGGCTGAGAATTGCCGAATGGAGTGTCGGAGTAGGCGACGGCATGCATAGGCTCTCCATCGCAAAGGTTGGTACTTCGGGCCCGGCAGATTAA
- a CDS encoding multicopper oxidase domain-containing protein, producing MSRSLFRSIVVTLLLTLAGLTAQSQHSGAMKSQDQGKMAPSVNPDNKVGEEKHGIVRTYFIAADEVDWDYTPHGRNIAGLPRVETTEDDNVGTLGHRVYRKAIYREYTDATFKTLKPRPAQWEHLGILGPLIRAEVGDSIRITFRNNTHLSVSMHPHGLEYKKDAEGASYNDGTVGAAKSDDRIAPGKTYTYIWTAPERSGPAEMDESSVLWMYHSHFVEGKDINTGLVGPIIVTARGKARPDGSPRDVDKEFITDFSVFDETESWFFERNASRDPGGIRLKAADPLLREKNLLYSINGYIEGNLPLLTMKRGERIRWYLLSNGNEDDVHMAHWHGNTVVWNKMRMDSIFLGPMAMASADMVPDNIGTWLFHCHVTDHFNGGMVALYQVLP from the coding sequence TTGAGCCGTTCTCTATTTCGAAGCATCGTTGTGACACTGCTGTTGACCCTCGCTGGACTCACCGCCCAATCACAGCATTCCGGAGCAATGAAGTCTCAGGACCAGGGAAAAATGGCACCCTCTGTAAACCCGGATAACAAGGTCGGAGAAGAAAAGCACGGCATTGTAAGAACATATTTCATAGCCGCAGACGAGGTAGATTGGGATTACACTCCGCACGGACGCAACATAGCCGGATTGCCGCGCGTCGAAACCACCGAAGACGATAATGTAGGCACCCTAGGCCACCGCGTCTATCGCAAAGCAATCTATCGCGAATACACCGATGCAACCTTCAAAACCCTTAAACCCCGGCCTGCACAATGGGAACACCTTGGAATCCTGGGACCGCTCATTCGCGCAGAGGTGGGAGATTCGATCCGCATTACCTTCCGTAACAACACTCACTTATCCGTCAGCATGCACCCGCATGGACTTGAATATAAGAAAGATGCAGAAGGGGCCTCGTACAACGACGGTACAGTAGGCGCTGCAAAATCGGACGACCGAATTGCTCCCGGTAAAACCTATACATATATATGGACCGCACCGGAAAGAAGCGGACCGGCAGAGATGGATGAGAGCTCGGTGTTATGGATGTATCATTCTCACTTTGTCGAGGGCAAAGATATCAATACCGGTCTTGTCGGCCCAATTATCGTAACTGCTCGCGGCAAGGCCCGACCTGACGGATCACCAAGGGATGTAGACAAGGAATTTATCACTGATTTTTCTGTCTTTGACGAAACAGAGAGCTGGTTCTTCGAGCGGAACGCCTCAAGAGATCCAGGGGGGATTCGACTCAAAGCCGCGGACCCACTGCTTCGCGAAAAGAACCTGCTCTACTCCATTAATGGCTACATCGAGGGAAACCTTCCATTACTCACAATGAAGCGAGGGGAACGGATTCGTTGGTATCTACTCTCAAATGGCAATGAGGACGACGTACATATGGCTCATTGGCATGGAAATACAGTCGTCTGGAACAAAATGAGAATGGATTCCATTTTTCTTGGTCCAATGGCCATGGCCAGCGCCGATATGGTTCCGGACAATATAGGCACCTGGCTCTTTCACTGCCATGTTACAGATCACTTTAACGGAGGAATGGTCGCCCTCTATCAAGTCCTGCCCTAA
- a CDS encoding class I SAM-dependent methyltransferase produces MSLDEQRERTILLMILGSISIHAEPQKDQVGQMQVNCCQICQSQVGISHPVREMMLGTRDEFLYWECSDCGCLSLTAVPTDLGKYYPGDYYSLQIRTPKLLRKIRDHLYLSRLSFLVNWRKRTDLDVIRRIGLKKNMALLDVGCGSGTLLADLRELGYNARGVDPFVPCDIRDRFGVRVERKTLAEVDSKFDVILFRHSLEHMPINMLGMVTKHLKRSGLCVVCIPVLGWAWRSYTTDWAQLDAPRHFFLHSRKSFSLLAEKSGFRIERVVYDSNEFQFWASESYQRDIPLSKMLEPNKSQLRRMRRLAKSLNSQEQGDTAQFYLRPA; encoded by the coding sequence ATGTCACTGGATGAACAGCGAGAACGCACAATTTTACTCATGATATTAGGCTCGATATCAATCCATGCCGAACCCCAGAAAGATCAGGTAGGGCAAATGCAAGTTAATTGTTGCCAGATATGTCAGTCCCAGGTTGGAATCTCTCATCCTGTACGAGAGATGATGTTAGGCACCAGGGATGAGTTTCTCTATTGGGAGTGCTCTGATTGCGGTTGCTTGTCGCTTACAGCCGTTCCAACCGATCTTGGCAAGTACTATCCAGGAGACTATTACAGTCTTCAAATTCGAACTCCGAAACTTTTGCGAAAGATACGCGACCATCTTTACCTTTCCAGGCTATCTTTCCTTGTCAATTGGCGAAAGAGAACAGATCTGGATGTTATCCGCCGTATCGGATTAAAAAAGAACATGGCTCTCCTCGATGTAGGATGCGGATCGGGAACCCTGCTGGCCGATCTGCGCGAACTTGGCTATAACGCCCGCGGAGTAGATCCCTTCGTACCATGTGATATTCGTGATCGCTTTGGTGTCAGAGTCGAACGGAAGACACTTGCCGAAGTTGACAGTAAATTCGATGTTATTCTGTTTCGCCACTCCCTGGAGCATATGCCAATCAATATGCTTGGAATGGTTACTAAGCATCTCAAGCGTTCCGGCTTGTGTGTGGTGTGCATCCCTGTTTTGGGTTGGGCATGGCGAAGCTATACAACTGATTGGGCGCAGCTCGATGCTCCTCGTCATTTTTTCCTCCACAGTCGCAAAAGCTTTTCTTTATTGGCGGAGAAGAGTGGATTCCGTATTGAACGCGTCGTATATGACTCCAATGAATTCCAATTCTGGGCAAGCGAATCTTATCAACGCGATATACCTCTAAGTAAAATGCTTGAACCCAATAAGTCTCAACTACGGCGCATGAGGCGCTTGGCAAAATCCTTGAACTCGCAGGAGCAGGGTGATACCGCGCAGTTTTATTTAAGGCCTGCCTGA
- a CDS encoding glycosyltransferase, whose product MIYSSSSVTTPRSVRYVIISPVRNEAEFLDETIRCVVEQTIRPEQYILVDDGSSDSTLEIIQRWAAKYPWILPIHRSDSSRITSPASAESENHHERGKRAREAKEILAFYHGYEQLKVTNWDFLVKLDGDLGFDNDYFEKCFGEFERDPKMGVGGGVICHLQDNQTVVERNPQFHVRGATKIYRQACWEAIGGVTRGAGWDTLDETKANMLGWSSRSFPDLQVIHYRFTGAANGKWQNAVKKGEWNYISGYHPLFMAVKCVKHVFKRPHGKGAAGLFYGYMLAFSKRTARIDDPDLIRYIQGQQLRRLFFRPTIWR is encoded by the coding sequence ATGATTTACTCGTCATCCTCTGTGACAACCCCACGCTCGGTTCGATATGTCATAATCAGTCCGGTCCGCAACGAGGCCGAATTTCTTGACGAGACGATACGGTGCGTTGTTGAGCAGACCATCCGCCCCGAGCAATACATACTCGTCGATGACGGTTCGTCCGACTCTACCCTGGAGATCATCCAACGCTGGGCCGCCAAGTACCCCTGGATTCTGCCCATACATCGCTCGGACTCAAGCAGGATAACTAGCCCAGCATCGGCAGAGTCTGAAAATCATCACGAACGCGGAAAACGAGCACGCGAAGCCAAAGAGATCCTCGCTTTTTATCACGGTTACGAACAGCTAAAAGTTACTAACTGGGATTTCCTGGTCAAGCTCGACGGCGACCTCGGCTTTGATAATGACTACTTTGAAAAGTGCTTTGGCGAGTTCGAGAGGGATCCCAAAATGGGTGTCGGAGGCGGCGTTATATGTCACCTCCAGGACAATCAAACCGTAGTGGAACGCAATCCGCAGTTCCACGTCCGCGGTGCGACAAAAATCTACAGACAAGCATGCTGGGAAGCCATTGGAGGCGTAACCCGCGGAGCCGGATGGGATACTCTCGACGAGACCAAAGCTAACATGCTCGGTTGGAGCAGCCGAAGTTTTCCTGATCTGCAAGTAATCCACTATCGCTTCACTGGCGCGGCGAATGGTAAGTGGCAAAACGCCGTGAAGAAAGGCGAGTGGAACTATATCTCTGGATATCATCCACTCTTTATGGCAGTGAAATGCGTGAAGCACGTATTCAAGAGGCCACACGGAAAAGGCGCCGCTGGATTGTTTTACGGCTACATGCTCGCTTTCTCAAAACGCACTGCACGCATTGACGATCCAGACCTCATTCGCTACATCCAGGGCCAACAGCTACGCAGACTTTTCTTCCGCCCCACAATCTGGCGATGA